A DNA window from Enterobacter asburiae contains the following coding sequences:
- the yebS gene encoding membrane integrity lipid transport subunit YebS — MALKTTKITPTRKITVHTVSEALPRAHYQRCPQCDTLFMLPKMKSHQSAFCPRCDAKIRDGRDWSLTRLAAMAVTMLLLMPFAWSEPLLKLYLLGVRIDANVLQGIWQMTRQGDPITAAMVLFCTVGAPLVLVAAIAYLWFGNILGMNLRPVLLMLDKLKEWVMLDIYLVGVGVASIKVQDYAFLQPGIGLFAFISLVLLSILTLIHLNVEQLWERFYPQRPATRPDENLRVCLGCHYTGLPDARGRCPRCHIPLRLRRNNSLQKCWAALIASLVFLIPANMLPISIIYVNGGRQEDTILSGIISLAHSNVGVAAIVFIASILVPFTKVVVMFTLLISIHFKCEQGLRTRILLLRFVTWIGRWSMLDLFVISLMMSLINRDQLLAFTMGPAAFYFGSAVILTILAVEWLDSRLLWDAHESGNPRFAD; from the coding sequence ATGGCCTTAAAAACAACCAAAATTACGCCGACAAGAAAGATAACTGTCCATACGGTGAGCGAAGCTTTGCCACGTGCACATTATCAGCGTTGCCCCCAGTGCGATACGCTTTTTATGTTGCCGAAGATGAAATCGCACCAAAGTGCCTTTTGTCCCCGCTGCGACGCCAAAATTCGCGACGGCCGCGACTGGTCGCTCACCCGCCTCGCCGCCATGGCCGTCACCATGCTGCTGCTAATGCCCTTCGCCTGGAGCGAACCGCTGCTGAAACTCTACCTGCTTGGCGTGCGCATTGACGCCAACGTGCTGCAGGGTATCTGGCAGATGACCCGTCAGGGGGATCCCATCACCGCTGCCATGGTGCTGTTCTGCACCGTTGGTGCGCCGCTGGTGCTGGTCGCCGCCATTGCCTATCTGTGGTTTGGCAATATTCTCGGCATGAACCTTCGCCCGGTGCTGCTGATGCTGGATAAGCTCAAAGAGTGGGTGATGCTGGATATTTATCTGGTGGGCGTGGGCGTTGCGTCAATAAAGGTACAGGACTACGCCTTTTTGCAGCCCGGCATCGGACTCTTTGCTTTCATCAGCCTGGTATTGCTGAGCATCCTGACGCTGATCCACCTGAACGTTGAACAGCTCTGGGAGCGATTTTATCCTCAGCGCCCCGCCACGCGTCCTGATGAAAATCTGCGCGTCTGTCTGGGATGCCACTATACCGGCTTGCCCGACGCGCGTGGGCGCTGCCCGCGGTGTCACATTCCGTTGAGACTGCGGCGCAACAACAGCCTGCAAAAATGCTGGGCCGCGCTGATCGCCTCCCTGGTGTTTCTGATCCCAGCCAATATGCTGCCGATTTCCATCATTTACGTGAATGGCGGGCGTCAGGAGGATACTATCCTCTCCGGGATTATCTCCCTTGCGCACAGCAACGTCGGGGTGGCGGCGATCGTTTTTATTGCCAGTATCCTGGTTCCCTTTACCAAAGTGGTGGTGATGTTTACCCTGCTCATCAGCATTCACTTTAAATGTGAACAAGGCTTACGGACCCGCATTCTGCTGCTGCGGTTCGTCACCTGGATTGGCCGCTGGTCAATGTTAGATCTGTTCGTGATTTCGCTGATGATGTCGCTCATCAATCGCGACCAGCTACTTGCTTTTACAATGGGACCCGCGGCTTTTTATTTCGGCTCTGCGGTGATATTGACTATTCTTGCTGTGGAATGGCTGGATAGCCGCTTACTTTGGGATGCACATGAGTCAGGAAACCCCCGCTTCGCCGACTGA
- a CDS encoding GAF domain-containing protein: MNKTEFYADLNRDFKALMAGETSFLATLANTSALLFERLSDVNWAGFYLLEGETLVLGPFQGKLACVRIPVGRGVCGTAVAENQVQRVEDVHAFDGHIACDAASNSEIVLPLVVKNQIIGVLDIDSTVFSRFTTEDEQGLRELVANLENVLAATDYQKFFASVAG, translated from the coding sequence ATGAACAAAACAGAATTCTACGCGGATCTGAACCGCGATTTTAAGGCATTGATGGCGGGTGAGACCAGCTTCTTAGCCACTCTGGCAAATACTAGCGCATTGCTGTTTGAACGTCTCTCTGACGTGAACTGGGCCGGCTTTTACCTCCTGGAAGGTGAAACGCTGGTGCTCGGTCCGTTCCAGGGCAAACTGGCCTGCGTGCGTATTCCGGTAGGGCGTGGCGTATGCGGCACGGCGGTGGCCGAAAATCAGGTCCAGCGTGTGGAAGACGTTCATGCGTTTGACGGGCACATTGCCTGTGACGCCGCCAGTAATTCTGAAATCGTTCTGCCGCTGGTGGTCAAAAATCAGATTATTGGCGTTCTGGATATCGACAGTACGGTCTTCAGTCGCTTTACAACCGAGGACGAACAGGGGCTGCGCGAGCTGGTGGCGAATCTGGAAAACGTACTCGCCGCAACCGATTATCAAAAATTCTTTGCGAGCGTCGCAGGATAA
- the proQ gene encoding RNA chaperone ProQ, producing MENQPKLNSSKEVIAFLAERFPQCFSAEGEARPLKVGIFQDLVARVEGEMNLSKTQLRSALRLYTSSWRYLYGIKPGATRVDLDGNPCGELDEQHVEHARKQLEEAKARVQAQRAEQQAKKREAAAANGQEEAPRRERKPRPAPRRHDNNDRKPRADKPAAKAPRAPREEPRHTPVSDINALSVGQALKVKAGNNAMDATVLEITKDGVRVQLTSGMSMIVRAEHLLF from the coding sequence ATGGAAAATCAACCTAAGTTGAATAGCAGTAAAGAAGTTATCGCATTTCTGGCCGAGCGTTTCCCGCAGTGCTTCAGCGCGGAAGGTGAAGCTCGTCCCCTGAAAGTCGGTATTTTTCAGGATCTGGTGGCGCGTGTTGAAGGGGAAATGAACCTCAGCAAAACTCAGCTGCGTTCCGCCTTACGTCTTTATACTTCGAGCTGGCGCTACCTGTACGGTATCAAACCTGGCGCGACCCGCGTGGATCTCGACGGCAACCCGTGTGGTGAACTGGACGAGCAGCACGTTGAGCACGCGCGTAAGCAGCTTGAAGAAGCCAAAGCACGCGTTCAGGCACAACGTGCAGAACAGCAGGCGAAAAAACGTGAAGCCGCAGCGGCAAACGGCCAGGAAGAAGCGCCTCGTCGTGAGCGTAAACCACGCCCTGCGCCGCGCCGTCACGATAATAACGATCGCAAACCGCGTGCAGACAAACCAGCAGCAAAAGCCCCGCGTGCCCCTCGTGAAGAGCCGCGCCATACGCCGGTTTCTGACATTAACGCCCTGAGCGTAGGTCAGGCGCTGAAGGTAAAAGCGGGTAACAATGCTATGGACGCCACCGTACTGGAAATCACCAAAGATGGCGTTCGTGTACAGCTGACTTCTGGTATGTCAATGATTGTACGCGCAGAACACTTGTTGTTCTGA